In Ailuropoda melanoleuca isolate Jingjing chromosome 7, ASM200744v2, whole genome shotgun sequence, one genomic interval encodes:
- the ALDOB gene encoding fructose-bisphosphate aldolase B: protein MTHRFPALTSEQKKELSDIAQRIVANGKGILAADESVGTMGNRLQRIKVENTEENRRQFREILFTVDNSINQSIGGVILFHETLYQKDSQGKLFRNILKEKGIVVGIKLDQGGAPLAGTNKETTIQGLDGLSERCAQYKKDGVDFGKWRAVLRIDNQCPSHLAIQENANALARYASICQQNGLVPIVEPEVIPDGDHDLEHCQYVTEKVLAAVYKALNDHHVYLEGTLLKPNMVTAGHACTKKYTPEQVAMATVTALHRTVPAAVPGICFLSGGMSEEDATLNLNAINLCPLPKPWKLSFSYGRALQASALAAWGGKAANKKATQEAFMKRALANCQAAKGQYVHTGSSGAASTQSLFTACYTY from the exons ATGACCCACCGATTTCCAGCCCTCACCTCAGAACAGAAGAAGGAGCTCTCCGACATTGCCCAGCGCATTGTTGCCAATGGGAAGGGGATCCTGGCTGCCGATGAGTCTGTAG GCACCATGGGAAACCGCCTGCAGAGAATCAAGGTGGAGAACACGGAGGAGAACCGGCGGCAGTTCCGAGAAATCCTCTTCACCGTGGACAACTCCATCAACCAGAGCATCGGGGGCGTGATCCTGTTCCATGAGACCCTCTACCAGAAGGACAGCCAGGGAAAGCTGTTCAGAAACATCCTTAAGGAAAAGGGGATCGTGGTGGGAATCAAG TTAGACCAGGGAGGTGCTCCCCTTGCAGGAACCAACAAAGAAACCACCATTCAAG GGCTTGATGGCCTTTCTGAGCGCTGTGCTCAGTACAAGAAAGACGGTGTTGACTTTGGGAAATGGCGCGCTGTGCTGCGGATTGACAACCAGTGTCCATCCCACCTTGCCATCCAGGAAAACGCCAACGCCCTGGCCCGCTATGCCAGCATCTGTCAGCAG aatgGGCTGGTACCCATTGTTGAACCAGAGGTCATTCCCGATGGAGACCATGACTTGGAACACTGCCAGTATGTTACTGAGAAG GTCCTGGCTGCTGTCTATAAGGCCCTGAATGACCATCACGTGTACCTGGAGGGCACCCTGCTGAAACCCAACATGGTGACTGCTGGGCATGCCTGCACCAAAAAGTATACTCCAGAGCAGGTGGCTATGGCCACTGTCACAGCTCTCCACCGGACCGTCCCTGCAGCTGTTCCTG GCATCTGCTTCTTGTCTGGCGGCATGAGCGAAGAGGATGCTACTCTCAACCTCAACGCTATCAACCTTTGCCCTCTCCCAAAGCCCTGGAAACTAAGCTTCTCCTACGGACGGGCCTTGCAGGCCAGTGCACTGGCCGCCTGGGGTGGCAAGGCCGCCAATAAGAAGGCAACCCAGGAGGCTTTCATGAAGCGGGCCCTG GCTAACTGCCAGGCCGCCAAAGGACAGTACGTTCACACGGGCTCTTCTGGCGCTGCTTCTACTCAGTCCCTCTTCACAGCCTGCTACACCTACTAG